A genomic stretch from Caloenas nicobarica isolate bCalNic1 chromosome 3, bCalNic1.hap1, whole genome shotgun sequence includes:
- the GPN1 gene encoding GPN-loop GTPase 1, which yields MAVAASGAAAPVCVLVLGMAGSGKTTLVQRLAAQLHAQRCPPYVINLDPAVRELPFPANIDIRDTVNYKEVMKQYGLGPNGGIVTSLNLFATRFDQVMKFIEKRQNASKYVIIDTPGQIEVFTWSASGTIITEALASSFPSVVVYVMDTSRSTNPITFMSNMLYACSILYKTKLPFIVVMNKTDIIDHSFAVEWMQDFETFQDALNQETSYVSNLTRSMSLVLDEFYSSLKVVGVSAVLGTGLDDFFVQLSKAVDEYEREYRPEYERLRKTLEKAQNKQKREQLEHLWKDMGSVRVQGNTLAGSDDASAMGPSELILTRGTLDEEEERESDTDDIDHEVTEESHEEPAFKNFMQETRMKYQRRSNPNE from the exons ATGGCGGTAGCGGCGAGCGGAGCGGCGGCCCCGGTGTGCGTGCTGGTGCTGGGCATGGCCGGCTCCGGGAAAACCACCCTGGTGCAG cgCCTGGCGGCCCAGCTGCACGCGCAGCGCTGCCCCCCGTACGTCATCAACCTGGACCCGGCCGTGCGCGAGCTGCCGTTCCCCGCCAACATCG ATATCAGGGACACCGTGAATTACAAAGAAGTCATGAAACA GTACGGGCTGGGCCCCAACGGTGGAATAGTGACCTCTCTCAATCTCTTTGCTACACGATTCGATCAG GTGATGAAGTTTattgaaaaaagacaaaatgcatCCAA GTATGTTATTATTGACACACCAGGGCAAATTGAGGTGTTCACCTGGTCAGCATCAGGAACCATCATAACTGAAGCCTTG gcttcctcctttccttcgGTTGTGGTTTATGTGATGGACACCTCTCGCAGTACCAACCCTATCACCTTTATGTCCAACATGCTGTATGCCTGCAG TATCCTGTACAAGACAAAGCTGCCTTTCATTGTTGTCATGAACAAA aCAGACATAATTGACCACAGTTTTGCAGTAGAATGGATGCAGGACTTTGAGACTTTTCAGGATGCCTTGAATCAAGAAACATCCTATGTCAGTAACCTGACTCGTTCTATGAGTTTAGTGTTGGATGAATTTTACAGTTCGCTGAAG GTGGTTGGTGTTTCTGCTGTGCTCGGCACAGGACtggatgatttttttgttcagctttCTAAAGCTGTAGATGAATATGAGAG AGAGTACCGTCCAGAATATGAGCGTCTGAGAAAAACGCTG GAGAAGgctcaaaataaacagaagagagaGCAGCTGGAACACTTGTGGAAGGACATGGGCAGCGTGCGTGTGCAGGGCAACACACTTGCAG GGTCTGATGATGCTTCTGCAATGGGACCCTCTGAGCTGATCCTAACGCGAGGAACTCTTGATgaagaagaagagagggagagtgATACTGATGACATTGACCATGAAG TTACTGAGGAGAGTCATGAAGAACCAGCCTTCAAAAACTTTATGCAAGAGACACGGATGAAATACCAGAGAAGAAGCAACCCAAATGAATGA